In Poecilia reticulata strain Guanapo linkage group LG17, Guppy_female_1.0+MT, whole genome shotgun sequence, the following proteins share a genomic window:
- the dars2 gene encoding aspartate--tRNA ligase, mitochondrial, protein MPTGDIEVLAENVEVFNTCRKLPFEIKDFVKKSESLRMQYRYLDLRSSQMQKNLRLRSQLVMKMREYLCNVHGFVDVETPTLFKRTPGGAKEFVVPSREPGLFYSLPQSPQQFKQLLMVAGVDRYFQVARCYRDEGSKPDRQPEFTQVDIEMSFVDQAGILSLVEGLLQYSWPAEKGSLTVPFQTMTYDEAMRGYGVDKPDTRFGMKLTDISDVFSSTQIEFLRSALSQSEGSVQAIRVPSGAKLFTGKDLEELKQAAKSQFGQELSLVLVREDGSLKSPLKKLMPVSVTEDLLRKTDAEPGDLLLLAAGSLHAVRPMLGSLRLKAAQLLEAHGLSVRDPDAFNFLWVVDFPLFLPKEDKPEELESAHHPFTAPQPEDRELLFTEPHKVRGQHYDLVLNGSEIGGGSIRIHKASEQLHVLKNILKEDPGLLSHLLEALDSGAPPHGGIALGLDRLVSILVGASTIRDVIAFPKSFRGHDLMSHAPDSVSEEELKPYHISVXWPTEGGREGK, encoded by the exons ATGCCAACGGGAGACATAGAGGTGCTGGCGGAAAATGTGGAAGTCTTCAACACGTGCCGAAAGCTGCCTTTCGAGATAAAGGACTTTGTCAAA AAGTCCGAGTCGCTGCGGATGCAGTATCGCTACCTGGACCTGAGGTCGTCGCAGATGCAGAAGAATCTCAGAYTGAGATCTCAGctggtgatgaagatgagggaGTATCTCTGTAATGTGCATG gttttgtGGATGTCGAAACACCTACTTTATTCAAAAGGACACCCGGG ggcGCCAAAGAGTTTGTCGTCCCCTCCAGGGAGCCAGGCCTGTTTTACTCTCTGCCTCAGAGTCCGCAGCAGTTTAAGCAGCTGCTGATGGTGGCTGGAGTGGACCG GTACTTCCAGGTGGCTCGATGTTACCGAGACGAAGGCTCCAAACCAGACCGGCAGCCAGAGTTCACTCAG GTGGACATAGAGATGTCTTTTGTGGACCAGGCCGGCATTTTGTCGCTGGTGGAGGGTTTGCTGCAGTATTCCTGGCCAGCAGAGAAAGGTTCTCTAACGGTCCCTTTCCAGACGATGACGTATGATGAAGCGATGAGAGGATACGGCGTGGACAAACCRGACACTAGATTTGGCATGAAG CTGACAGACATCAGTGACGTTTTCTCCTCCACTCAGATTGAATTCCTCAGATCagctctcagccaatcagaaggctCGGTTCAGGCCATACGTGTCCCCAGTGGAGCt AAACTTTTCACTGGGAAAGATTTAGAGGAATTGAAGCAAGCAGCCAAGAGTCAGTTTGGACAG GAGCTGAGTCTGGTSTTGGTCAGAGAAGACGGCTCGTTAAAGTCTCCCCTGAAGAAGCTGATGCCCGTCTCCGTCACAGAGGATCTGCTGAGGAAGACTGACGCCGAAccaggagacctgctgctgctggcagcTGGYTCTCTCCATGCTGTG CGCCCGATGCTCGGCAGCCTTCGCCTAAAGGCAGCGCAGCTCCTAGAGGCTCATGGCCTTTCGGTYCGTGACCCGGATGCCTTCAACTTCCTGTGGGTTGTGGACTTTCCTCTTTTCTTACCGAAAGAAGATAAACCCGAGGAGTTGGAGTCCGCTCATCAYCCTTTCACTGCTCCGCAACCGGAGGACAGAGAGTTGCTCTTCACAGAGCCGCACAAG GTGCGAGGGCAGCATTATGACCTGGTACTGAATGGCAGTGAGATCGGAGGAGGTTCCATCCGGATCCATAAAGCCTCAGAGCAGCTTCATGTCTTAAAGAACATCCTGAAG GAGGATCCTGGTCTCCTTTCCCATCTGCTGGAGGCTCTAGACTCTGGAGCGCCACCTCATGGAGGCATCGCTCTGG GTTTGGATCGCCTGGTCTCTATTTTGGTCGGAGCTTCCACCATTCGTGATGTCATCGCCTTCCCTAAGTCATTTCGGGGTCATGACCTCATGAGCCACGCACCTGATTCCGtgtcagaggaggagctgaagcCGTACCACATTTCTGTCAYATGGCCAACAGAGGGCGGACGAGAAGGGAAGTGA